The genomic region TTCCTCCGGAAGAAGGGACCAACGGTTCGACAAACCGTTGTGCTACTGTGAGACCGAAATGTTAATTTTCTTGACCATGCGCGCCGGCTCGGGTCGAATTAGATCGACGGAGAGCAGACCGTTCTTCAGACCGGCGCCGAGCACCTGCATGCCGTCGGCAAGAACGAAGGTGCGCTGGAACTGGCGGGCGGCGATGCCGCGATAGAGATAGTCCCGTTCTCCCTGCTCGACCTGGCGGCCGCGAATCAGAAGCTGGTTCTCCTCGATGGAAACATCGAGTTCCTCCTCGCCGAAGCCGGCGACAGCGAGCGTGATGCGCAGACGTTCCGGCGCGCCGCTATCGGCGCCGATGCGTTCGATATTGTAAGGCGGATATCCGTCGCTCGCCTTGGAAATGCGCTCCAGCGTCTTTTCCATGGCATCGAAGCCCAGAAGCAGCGGGCTGGCGAAAGGGGTAATGCGGCTCATCTCTTTTCAAGT from Rhizobium sp. BT03 harbors:
- a CDS encoding Hsp20 family protein; the encoded protein is MSRITPFASPLLLGFDAMEKTLERISKASDGYPPYNIERIGADSGAPERLRITLAVAGFGEEELDVSIEENQLLIRGRQVEQGERDYLYRGIAARQFQRTFVLADGMQVLGAGLKNGLLSVDLIRPEPARMVKKINISVSQ